Proteins encoded within one genomic window of Glandiceps talaboti chromosome 3, keGlaTala1.1, whole genome shotgun sequence:
- the LOC144433388 gene encoding uncharacterized protein LOC144433388 yields MDNIENIESEASAEVTDPNTDSFTMENTAILLECEGVRIITETVAIPADQLEQSVGVAIPADQLEQSVGVAVPTDQIEQSVGVAVPTDQIEQSVGVAVPTDQIEQSVGVAVPTDQIEQSVGVAVPTDQIEQSVGVAVPTDQIEQSLAGDVPTDQIEQSVAVVIPADQLEQSESVGETADELEQSVTVAVTADQLEGVAVTADQLESVAVTCDQLEGVAVTADQLEGVAVTADQFEQPESIEQTDVQATEQGTVVESVASNVSTVEQIQGTNTSDQRVLITALENLKDDLQQVLGGENGQQNDENRELIDGDIVIQGDHTTSEDKTELPVETASEENTDIPEFGGKDDEKHIKNEEMVKENVEKEDGRVNLEKEEGREGQDSLEPGEVDVRMDEPEESEEEDIEEEEQELEKCRQFSSNTIVKSRTGRVIKRPAHFADSELGDWTANQDDDRRKRRRKQQEPVTPNKPFGCDDCGRAFSNERSLEKHQDGEHAKLHKCEECDKEFSTSAAVKAHEKIHLKEAEKPFKCSICGKSFPYSSHLTVHIRTHTGEKPYQCDLCGKGFVASCDLKRHIRSHQGLKPHTCVLCDKSFSAMSDLKRHVKTHSGKKTHKCTLCEKLFARADSLRLHIQLLHAENNEAFQCDTCKKIFMQIRYLKAHQKYLHEEEGPYSILPKAKAEEILAEIKAKREAEAAAKAALKSGSEGDSVCFTGYRDTDTETLTMTDDASPDPEDVNASADQTEMETSPTEIDAASTNDSIETNNMTLAEQAPSQTCARNIVVFVKQEGGTLQGEDGEIIGQTVQQIELPLDGVESDISAAALQEVALQAMQQVTAGENLQHIVIHQVTNP; encoded by the exons ATGgacaatattgaaaatattg AGAGTGAAGCAAGTGCTGAAGTAACTGATCCTAACACTGATTCTTTTACAATGGAAAACACAGCAATTCTACTTGAATGTGAAGGAGTGAGAATTATAACTGAAACGGTTGCTATCCCAGCAGATCAGCTTGAACAATCTGTTGGAGTTGCTATCCCTGCAGATCAGCTTGAACAATCTGTTGGAGTTGCTGTTCCCACAGATCAGATTGAACAATCTGTTGGAGTTGCTGTTCCCACAGATCAGATTGAACAATCTGTTGGAGTTGCTGTTCCCACAGATCAGATTGAACAATCTGTTGGAGTTGCTGTTCCCACAGATCAGATTGAACAATCTGTTGGAGTTGCTGTTCCCACAGATCAGATTGAACAATCTGTTGGAGTTGCTGTTCCCACAGATCAGATTGAACAATCTCTTGCAGGTGATGTTCCCACAGATCAGATTGAACAATCAGTTGCAGTTGTTATTCCAGCAGATCAACTTGAGCAAAGTGAAAGTGTTGGTGAAACAGCAGATGAGCTTGAACAATCTGTAACAGTTGCTGTTACAGCAGATCAGCTTGAGGGTGTGGCTGTAACAGCTGATCAGCTTGAGAGTGTGGCTGTAACATGTGATCAACTTGAGGGTGTGGCTGTAACAGCTGATCAACTTGAGGGTGTGGCTGTAACAGCTGATCAATTTGAACAGCCTGAAAGTATTGAACAAACTGATGTACAAGCTACAGAGCAAGGGACAGTAGTTGAAAGTGTTGCATCAAATGTGTCTACAGTAGAGCAGATTCAAGGAACCAACACCTCAGATCAGCGAGTCCTTATCACTGCACTTGAAAATTTGAAAGATGACCTACAACAGGTTCTTGGTGGGGAAAATGGGcaacaaaatgatgaaaataggGAACTTATAGATGGTGATATTGTCATACAAGGTGATCATACCACTAGTGAAGATAAAACAGAGTTGCCAGTAGAGACAGCCAGTGAGGAGAACACTGATATTCCTGAATTTGGTGGAAAAGATGATGAAAAGCATATCAAAAATGAAGAGATGGTAAAGGAGAATGTAGAGAAGGAAGATGGCAGGGTTAATTTGGAGAAAGAGGAAGGAAGGGAGGGCCAAGACTCATTGGAACCCGGTGAGGTAGATGTGAGAATGGATGAACCAGAAGAATCAGAGGAGGAAGATATAGAGGAAGAAGAGCAAGAACTTGAAAAATGCAGACAATTTAGCAGCAATACCATAGTTAAGAGTCGAACTGGAAGAGTTATCAAGAGACCTGCTCATTTTGCTGACTCTGAACTAGGTGATTGGACAGCAAATCAAGATGATGATAGAAGAAAACGAAGACGAAAACAGCAGGAACCTGTGACACCAAATAAACCATTTGGTTGTGATGACTGTGGAAGGGCATTCTCAAACGAACGAAGTCTTGAGAAACACCAAGATGGAGAACATGCTAAGCTTCATAAATGTGAAGAATGTGACAAAGAATTCTCAACATCTGCGGCTGTGAAGGCACATGAAAAGATCCACCTTAAAGAAGCTGAGAAACCATTTAaatgttctatatgtggtaAATCATTTCCATATTCCTCACACCTTACAGTTCATATACgtacacatactggtgagaaaCCATACCAGTGTGATTTGTGTGGTAAGGGCTTTGTTGCATCATGTGATCTTAAACGACACATTCGAAGTCATCAAGGTCTCAAACCACACACTTGTGTCCTATGTGACAAATCGTTCTCTGCTATGTCTGATTTAAAACGACATGTGAAAACCCATAGTGGTAAAAAGACACATAAATGTACCCTTTGTGAAAAATTGTTTGCTAGAGCTGATAGCTTACGGTTACACATACAGCTGCTTCATGCAGAAAACAATGAAGCTTTCCAATGTGACACTTGCAAAAAGATCTTCATGCAGATACGATACTTAAAAGCACATCAGAAATACCTACATGAAGAAGAAGGGCCATACAGTATCTTACCAAAAGCAAAGGCAGAGGAAATTCTTGCAGAGATCAAAGCTAAAAGAGAGGCAGAAGCAGCAGCGAAGGCAGCTTTGAAGTCTGGTAGTGAGGGTGACAGTGTTTGTTTCACAGGATATCgtgatacagatacagaaacaCTTACAATGACGGATGACGCATCTCCAGACCCTGAAGATGTGAATGCCTCTGCTGACCAAACAGAGATGGAAACCTCTCCTACAGAAATTGATGCAGCATCAACAAATGACAGCATTGAAACAAATAACATGACTTTAGCAGAGCAAGCTCCTTCTCAGACTTGTGCTAGGAATATTGTTGTCTTTGTGAAACAGGAAGGTGGAACACTTCAAGGAGAAGATGGTGAAATAATAGGACAGACTGTCCAGCAGATTGAACTACCTTTAGATGGTGTGGAGAGTGACATATCTGCTGCAGCCCTACAAGAGGTAGCACTGCAAGCCATGCAACAAGTAACTGCTGGTGAAAATCTACAACATATTGTTATTCATCAGGTGACAAATCCGTGA